One part of the Parasphingorhabdus sp. SCSIO 66989 genome encodes these proteins:
- a CDS encoding H-type lectin domain-containing protein has protein sequence MTASTLALAVPAYAGRLEAGNYVSQSTLNGGNAATRVNFQQTFDQPPVVVVLSNSQGNQSAAIRITNVTTTGFDSLIIEPDNWDGRHVAQQVQYVAVEPGRHVLSDGTIIEAGRTNTNQVQADPVIAGPRGFTNVSFDGPLSTTASVISQLQTANSETRNVPAQTSRPWITALTVNPSATGFQLALERSEANSGTVQTETVGWIAFPQGSSTFPDVNGNTITWGASNPATAIRGWDDGCFSVPLPINSPNIVAVAKKRTRNNSDGGWFRYCNLNNGTISLRVDEDTDIDNGRGLSNAQAENAAVLAFSQPFHANLRPEIQVTKTSFTVALPGDTGFSTPGATKEYLVTIQNVGNAPPNPDTVIITDSLDPNTSLILADINGAGSGPVRYTPVNGAGGLTYSFGGLGAAGDDLGFSNDGSTFGYTPTPGARDEDSAVQAIQISPTGLLSGDTGSGPGEITLRYRVLID, from the coding sequence TTGACGGCCAGCACTCTGGCTTTGGCTGTCCCGGCCTATGCCGGACGCTTGGAGGCGGGCAATTATGTCAGTCAATCGACGCTCAATGGTGGCAATGCGGCAACCCGCGTGAATTTTCAGCAGACCTTTGATCAACCGCCAGTCGTTGTCGTGTTGTCGAATTCACAGGGCAACCAGTCGGCGGCCATACGGATCACCAACGTCACCACCACCGGTTTTGACTCGCTGATCATAGAACCGGACAACTGGGATGGACGCCACGTGGCACAACAGGTGCAATATGTTGCCGTAGAACCAGGCCGTCATGTCCTGTCTGATGGTACGATAATTGAGGCAGGACGGACCAATACCAATCAGGTGCAAGCAGACCCGGTCATTGCCGGCCCTAGAGGCTTTACCAATGTCAGCTTTGATGGCCCCTTGAGTACCACTGCATCAGTCATATCCCAACTGCAGACCGCCAATAGTGAAACCCGCAATGTTCCCGCCCAGACCTCACGGCCATGGATTACGGCGCTTACGGTCAACCCCAGCGCCACTGGCTTCCAGCTCGCATTGGAACGCAGCGAAGCCAATAGCGGCACGGTGCAGACAGAAACGGTCGGCTGGATCGCCTTTCCGCAAGGAAGCAGCACCTTCCCCGATGTCAATGGCAACACCATCACTTGGGGCGCATCCAACCCGGCAACCGCTATTCGCGGTTGGGACGATGGCTGTTTCTCTGTACCCCTGCCGATAAACTCTCCCAATATCGTCGCTGTGGCCAAGAAGCGCACCCGCAATAACTCGGACGGTGGCTGGTTCCGCTATTGCAATCTCAATAATGGGACAATTTCGCTGCGCGTCGATGAGGATACCGACATCGACAATGGTCGTGGTCTTTCAAACGCACAGGCGGAAAATGCCGCAGTGCTGGCCTTTTCTCAGCCCTTTCATGCCAATTTGCGGCCAGAGATACAGGTCACCAAGACCAGTTTCACCGTTGCCTTGCCCGGCGATACCGGTTTTTCAACGCCCGGAGCGACCAAGGAATATCTGGTTACCATCCAGAATGTCGGCAATGCCCCGCCCAATCCCGACACAGTTATCATCACCGATAGTCTTGACCCCAATACATCGCTGATATTGGCCGATATCAATGGCGCAGGTTCTGGCCCTGTGCGCTATACCCCGGTCAATGGTGCAGGTGGCCTGACTTATAGCTTTGGCGGACTCGGTGCCGCTGGAGATGACTTAGGCTTCTCCAATGACGGTAGCACATTTGGCTATACCCCAACACCCGGCGCGCGTGATGAAGACAGCGCAGTGCAGGCGATCCAGATCAGCCCGACCGGCCTGCTGAGCGGTGACACCGGAAGCGGTCCGGGCGAGATTACCCTGCGCTATCGTGTCCTGATCGATTAA
- the rpsM gene encoding 30S ribosomal protein S13 — translation MARIAGVNIPTNKRVIIALTYIHGIGRTKAVEIADKLGIDHARRVQDLSDAEVLQIRETIDADHTVEGDLRRETAMNIKRLMDLACYRGLRHRKGLPVRGQRTHTNARTRKGKAKPIAGKKK, via the coding sequence GTGGCACGTATTGCCGGGGTCAACATCCCCACAAATAAACGCGTGATTATTGCGCTCACCTATATTCACGGCATTGGCCGCACCAAGGCGGTCGAAATTGCTGATAAGCTGGGCATCGACCATGCCCGCCGGGTTCAGGATCTTTCCGATGCGGAAGTTCTGCAGATCCGTGAAACCATTGATGCTGATCACACGGTTGAGGGCGATCTGCGCCGCGAAACCGCGATGAACATCAAGCGTCTGATGGACCTGGCCTGCTATCGCGGCCTGCGTCACCGTAAAGGTCTGCCCGTTCGCGGTCAGCGCACGCACACCAACGCCCGCACCCGCAAGGGTAAGGCGAAGCCGATTGCCGGCAAGAAGAAATAA
- the rpsK gene encoding 30S ribosomal protein S11: protein MAREPQRVRKSDRKNISSGVAHVNASFNNTMVTITDAQGNAISWSSAGMMGFKGSRKSTPYAAQVAAADAGRKAAEHGMRTLEVEVKGPGSGRESALRALQAEGFTITSIRDVTPIPHNGVRPSKRRRV, encoded by the coding sequence ATGGCACGTGAACCGCAACGCGTTCGGAAAAGCGATCGCAAAAACATTTCGTCTGGTGTGGCCCATGTCAACGCCAGCTTTAACAACACCATGGTGACCATCACCGACGCTCAGGGCAATGCGATCAGCTGGTCCTCGGCTGGCATGATGGGCTTTAAGGGCTCGCGCAAATCGACCCCTTATGCCGCACAGGTCGCTGCTGCCGATGCTGGCCGTAAGGCTGCCGAGCATGGCATGCGCACCCTCGAGGTTGAGGTAAAAGGCCCTGGTTCTGGTCGTGAGTCCGCTCTGCGCGCGTTGCAGGCAGAAGGCTTCACCATTACCTCGATCCGCGACGTTACGCCGATCCCGCATAATGGTGTTCGCCCGTCCAAGCGTCGCCGGGTCTAA
- a CDS encoding DNA-directed RNA polymerase subunit alpha: MTVNIKNWQELKKPNSLEMKAGGDPNRKATFVAEPLERGFGLTLGNALRRVLLSSLQGAAITSIKIENVLHEFSSLAGVREDVTDIVLNVKQIALKMEGEGPKRLQLSATGPATVTAGDIAVSGDIEVLNKDLVICHLDEGASLNAELTADIGKGYVPAVANRPADAPIGLIPVDSLYSPIRQVSYKVENTRVGQELDYDKLALTIETDGTVSPEDAIAYAARILQDQLQLFVHFEDSLAASTPSAQSAQSQEESDANQLNRYLLKKVDELELSVRSANCLKNDNIIYIGDLVQKTEAEMLRTPNFGRKSLNEIKEVLSSMGLRLGMDIPGWPPENIEEMAKKLEQELLG; the protein is encoded by the coding sequence ATGACTGTCAACATCAAGAACTGGCAGGAATTGAAGAAGCCGAACAGCCTGGAAATGAAAGCTGGCGGCGATCCCAATCGCAAGGCAACCTTTGTTGCTGAACCGCTGGAACGTGGTTTCGGCCTGACGCTGGGCAACGCCCTGCGCCGGGTTTTGCTGTCTTCGCTGCAGGGTGCGGCGATTACCTCGATCAAGATCGAGAATGTGCTGCATGAATTCTCTTCGCTCGCCGGTGTGCGCGAAGACGTGACCGACATCGTCCTCAATGTGAAGCAGATTGCTCTGAAGATGGAAGGCGAAGGCCCCAAGCGCCTGCAGCTTTCCGCCACTGGTCCGGCGACTGTGACCGCCGGTGATATTGCTGTTTCCGGTGATATTGAGGTGCTCAACAAGGATCTGGTAATCTGTCATCTTGATGAAGGTGCGTCGCTCAATGCTGAGCTGACTGCCGACATTGGCAAGGGCTATGTCCCGGCAGTCGCCAACCGTCCGGCCGATGCACCAATCGGTTTGATCCCGGTTGACTCGCTTTACTCGCCGATCCGTCAGGTTAGCTATAAGGTTGAGAACACCCGTGTCGGTCAAGAGCTTGACTATGACAAGCTGGCACTGACTATTGAGACCGATGGTACAGTAAGCCCGGAAGATGCGATCGCCTATGCCGCGCGCATCCTTCAGGACCAGCTGCAGCTGTTCGTCCACTTTGAGGACTCGCTGGCGGCTTCCACCCCGTCCGCGCAGAGCGCTCAGAGCCAGGAAGAAAGCGACGCCAACCAGCTCAACCGTTACCTCCTCAAAAAGGTCGACGAGCTGGAGCTTTCGGTGCGTTCGGCGAACTGCCTCAAGAACGACAACATCATCTATATCGGCGATCTGGTCCAGAAGACCGAAGCCGAGATGTTGCGCACGCCGAATTTCGGCCGCAAGTCGCTCAACGAGATCAAGGAAGTGCTGTCCAGCATGGGCCTGCGCCTCGGCATGGATATCCCCGGCTGGCCGCCGGAGAATATCGAGGAAATGGCCAAGAAGCTTGAGCAGGAGCTGCTGGGGTAA
- the rplQ gene encoding 50S ribosomal protein L17 — MKHKIGKRKLQRTSSHRAALLRNMAAALIKHEQITTTLAKARELRPYTEKLITLAKKGGLSNRRLADARLKDDTQLKKLFEELAERYADRQGGYTRVLKAGFRASDSAAMAVIELVDRDEDAKGQDSGPDQNEMDEYAEA, encoded by the coding sequence ATGAAACATAAAATCGGCAAACGCAAACTGCAGCGTACCTCTTCGCACCGCGCGGCTCTGCTGCGTAACATGGCGGCAGCACTGATTAAGCATGAGCAGATCACCACGACTTTGGCCAAGGCACGCGAACTGCGTCCTTACACCGAAAAGCTGATCACGCTGGCCAAAAAGGGTGGCCTTTCCAACCGTCGTCTGGCCGATGCGCGCCTGAAGGACGATACCCAGCTGAAGAAGCTGTTTGAAGAGTTGGCTGAGCGTTATGCGGATCGTCAGGGCGGTTATACCCGCGTTCTGAAAGCCGGTTTTCGGGCTTCTGACAGTGCTGCTATGGCGGTCATTGAGCTGGTTGATCGTGATGAAGACGCCAAGGGTCAGGACAGCGGTCCGGACCAGAATGAAATGGACGAATATGCCGAAGCATAA
- a CDS encoding MFS transporter yields MAQPYIPPCQESRIEAEDCPRAAGREPTVRIQRLTLAACILASSMAFIDGSALTVALPQLTRDLGGNIGAVQWVLNGYVLALAAFTMIGGALADAYGRARMLTWGCIGFALASLGCALAPGAEMLIAARVLQGLAAAIMTPSSLALIGETFAKDERARAIGIWAGASALTTASGPVLGGWLTETFSWRAVFWINLPLAAVAVALLAIVRRPGITDPKPFDIVGAVLLALALTGIAYGFSVLAPEEGASTQASGLDLSWPVFAGLGAGSALLGIFLMWEQRIPAPMIPGKIFRSISFSGLNLSTLLIYAGLSISFFLLPFRLIDELGLSATRAGMVFLPFTLLVGLLSGYFGGLADRMGIKPMLIIGPLLAAIGFALFAINSGFGLVIGVILPMAVAGLGFAIIVAPLTSGIMNSVDDQDEGLASGINNTSSRIAQMIGVALAAAFATMATGYAVGMWMAAILCVAGALVIMATLSGGRQAPLEPSAQT; encoded by the coding sequence ATGGCCCAGCCCTATATCCCGCCCTGTCAGGAAAGCCGCATCGAAGCGGAAGATTGTCCGCGTGCGGCAGGACGAGAACCCACGGTCCGCATCCAACGGCTTACCTTGGCGGCGTGTATATTGGCGTCCTCCATGGCCTTTATTGACGGCTCGGCGCTGACCGTCGCGCTGCCGCAACTGACACGCGATCTCGGGGGCAATATCGGCGCGGTGCAATGGGTGCTGAATGGCTATGTGCTGGCACTGGCCGCCTTTACCATGATCGGCGGCGCGCTGGCCGATGCCTATGGCCGCGCCCGGATGCTGACATGGGGCTGTATTGGCTTTGCCCTTGCCTCGCTGGGCTGCGCGCTTGCTCCGGGTGCCGAGATGCTGATAGCGGCGCGTGTGCTGCAGGGTCTGGCGGCAGCGATCATGACCCCATCGAGCCTCGCGCTGATAGGCGAGACTTTTGCCAAAGACGAACGCGCCCGCGCCATCGGTATCTGGGCCGGTGCATCGGCGCTGACAACGGCGTCTGGCCCTGTGCTGGGCGGGTGGTTGACTGAGACGTTCAGCTGGCGCGCGGTGTTCTGGATAAACCTGCCGCTTGCTGCAGTGGCGGTTGCGCTGCTGGCCATCGTCAGAAGACCAGGCATCACCGATCCCAAGCCCTTTGATATTGTCGGTGCGGTTTTGCTGGCGCTGGCGCTCACCGGTATTGCCTATGGCTTTTCTGTATTGGCACCGGAGGAAGGCGCCAGCACCCAAGCCTCTGGCCTTGATCTGTCATGGCCGGTATTTGCCGGACTGGGTGCAGGCTCTGCGCTGCTGGGGATATTCCTGATGTGGGAACAGCGCATTCCCGCTCCGATGATTCCGGGAAAGATATTCCGGTCCATCTCCTTTTCGGGCCTCAATCTGTCAACCCTGCTTATCTATGCAGGTCTATCGATCAGTTTCTTCCTGTTGCCGTTCCGGCTGATCGATGAGCTTGGCCTGTCCGCGACAAGAGCGGGCATGGTGTTCCTGCCCTTTACCCTGTTGGTCGGTCTGCTCTCCGGCTATTTTGGCGGTCTGGCAGACAGAATGGGGATCAAGCCGATGCTGATTATCGGCCCGCTGCTCGCTGCGATCGGTTTCGCCCTATTCGCCATTAATAGCGGCTTTGGATTAGTCATCGGCGTGATCCTGCCCATGGCTGTGGCAGGCTTGGGTTTTGCCATAATCGTCGCGCCGCTGACCTCGGGCATCATGAACAGCGTCGACGACCAGGATGAAGGCCTGGCATCGGGGATCAACAACACCTCCAGCCGTATCGCGCAGATGATCGGGGTCGCATTGGCCGCGGCCTTTGCGACAATGGCCACCGGCTATGCTGTTGGCATGTGGATGGCGGCGATATTGTGCGTTGCTGGCGCGCTTGTCATCATGGCCACCTTATCCGGCGGACGGCAAGCGCCGTTGGAGCCTTCCGCGCAGACATGA